DNA from Ziziphus jujuba cultivar Dongzao chromosome 2, ASM3175591v1:
tttttacactaATTACTTcagcatatatgtgtatatatatacataattaatgTATGGATATTGAAACTATAGAAAGGCTTTTTGCTATATATTCTGTTGAAATTATGTTAAAAGCAGttattttatgtttgaaaaatataaaaaaaaatgtgtgtgTATGTTTGTCTGAAtgcatgagaaaaaaaaaaaagatgggtgGAATGAGGAATGGGAGACATCCTCACATAtctttgatattattattagatGCAAGGTCATAGTCATTCTTTTTTAGTGTACCTCTCATTTATTACCTTTGTCTTTTGCTTACCTCCATTACTACTCCATCCACTAATTCTTCTTTGGCCttccctctccctctccctctcccttCATTACCTTTTCTCACTAAACCcttgaatctctctctctctttctctctctctctctctctctctctctctctcactctgttCCACTCTAAGCTTGAAGATCTCCTTAATTATTcttggaagaaattaaaaagaaagaattacACAGCTATATCTTAAAAGAGCTAGCTAGCAAACTCACAAAAAGGGTAAAGAAAGCGAAGTAGctatttattcattttgatCAAAGAAACCTAGATCACAAACAGGTAAACTTATTAGCTTTGCTTCTTGTATTATGTTCATAATGATGTTATAATTCACTgcgtttttattgtttttgggtttaattttttgggtACAAGCTAAAATTTAAAGAGATATAATAGATCCTTTGGGTTTTTTGCAGGCTCTGCTAATTAACCTTGTTCATATATGTTCTTTATACCTTAATTGGCAAAAGTttgtaaacatatataattatgattagCAATTTTCATACTAATCAGAATCAAGTTTAACAAAATTggaaaggatatatatatatgtattatgtttacatatataaattcctCATCCaacttaatttattcttttgggTATGGgtgtgagaaaaaaaagaaagaaagaaagaaaaaaggaaaaaaagttagAAGAGACAAAATTGGAAACCAAAGATTAAGGAAAACATACAGAGAAGAGCAGCATGGGTGAATAAGTGTGGTTATGGAAGATTTAAGCCTTTACtcaatttgttgaaaaaaaaaaaaaggaaaaaagaaaataagataatgGAAAGGATATAAGGGagtaaggaaaaaaagaaagaaaaaaaaaattcagatttaAGAGAGTTGGTTTGCTTGTATTTCATGATATAATGCGTGTATGTCTGTGCATATGCGTGCCTGCGTGCGTGCTTGTAagtatgtgtttgtgtgtgtgtgtgaaagagAGAGTCAGAGAAAGTACACCGAGAAGGTCAGACGGCAATGCGTGGTCTGCTGGGGATTggaaaccttttttcttttttcttttttttctttttttaaattatcagtagtagtttcttttttcaaaaatttcaggATATGATCTGCTATGATCTTCCATCGCtgatcatatatacatatatatagtaacCCTAGGACACATCTTCTTCACTTTAATTATTCACCCAATATATATACCCTCGAATTGAAATCGAAAAaagaaattgcaaaaataaaaaagacttaaaaataaaaaaaaaaaaacaaaaaataaataaatgacgaTCAAcacaaaatgaatatatatatatatatatatttaatttagcttaacttaccaaaaaaaaaataataataataataataataagaacactAATAAAGCAAGAAAATCAAACAAGTTAAAAAgagatttgttttgttttgttttcgtttttgtttgATGGGTTTAAAAtggcatttttaaataaaattcacaataaatcaaattcaTCAGCTGCCTGCAGGTGTtgtgaaaaagcaaaaacaaaaacaaaaaaaaaaaaaagaaaaagaaaagaggaaaagatggcatcatcatcatcatcatcatcaagctCCTACAATTCACCCTGTGCAGCCTGCAAATTCCTGAGGAGGAAATGCATGCCAGGTTGCATCTTCGCACCATATTTCCCACCAGAAGAGCCTCAGAAATTCGCCAACGTCCACAAGATCTTCGGTGCCAGCAACGTGACCAAGCTCCTTAATGAGCTCTTGCCTCATCAGAGAGAAGATGCGGTGAATTCACTGGCTTACGAAGCGGAAGCGAGGGTTAGAGACCCGGTTTACGGTTGTGTTGGAGCCATCTCTTTCCTTCAAAGACAGGTTCAGAGGCTCCAGAAGGAACTGGATGCCGCTAATGCAGATCTCATCCGCTTCGCCTGCAATGAGATTCCCACTCCGGCCGCTTTGCCGCCTCCTCAGCCATTAATGGCTCCACGACACAGGCCATTGGAGTATGGTGGTGGTAGAAGACTTGGTAATGAAGGAGGAGGAGCAGGGTTTTATTCTAATTCTGCGAATTTTTCGCTTCCTTATCCTCTTCAATGGAGTACTGATCATAACCCTTCTGGAGATATTAATGAAGGaagtggaggaggaggagatggAAATATGTGAATTTATCATATAGCCTCtctcaaaaacccaaaaaaaaaaaaaaaaggtatatataaGTAAAACCCATCTAGGGTTTTCCTTTGGAAATGGTATATTATAAGTtggttaagtttttttttttttttttttaactttttaattttcttgatcTCAAAAGCCTCACCGACCCCTAAACTCTTCTAGCCAGATCATCACCTAGagttccttttaaaaaaaaaaaaaagtaatttttatttggtGGGTTTAGTgcttaatttaaatttgttgatTAACAATTAAGAAAAGCCTAAACCAAGAACTGAAAAGTCTATATATGTTAGAGTGGTATTAGGAAGAGGGTGATCCTAAATAAGGCTTTTGTATAGAGTTTGTAGTGAGTGTGGCTATTTATTTTGTGTCATTAGAGTGTAACTTTCTAAGGCTTTGGCATGCGGGAGTTGACATTCTTTGTCATTGTTTATGCTTaggaataaatgaaaaataaacattttctgCTTAATAAAGATGATTCTTCAGCCCCAAGTCTAGGGCTTAGTCCCCTTTTaacctatatatatgtgtatatataatatatttatatgctcTATACCTTTGCTTCTGCTTTGTTCTCAAGGACCACCGTTTTTACtttcttatattaatttatgtgTTATAAACTTTTAATTAGATGAGCTAATTCACAGCCCCTGGTTTTGAAAGAATCCAAATAAAAGACTGAAACCAACCCTCCCCTGTAcacatatttcatatatatatatatatatatatgagtaattGGGAAGTCAATATTGCCAAGAAATTCAAACCAGATATTGAAAAGAAAAccctatatataaaatactttaattattttttaaattttctatatgacATGACGTGAGGCCAAGTTGAATCCTTTTCATACTAAAGCAGTACTGCCATTGATATCTGTTTATTAcgcataaaatataaaataagatttaAGAAGAAAACAGAAGAGAGCAGCAGTGCATGTTTCAACTTTTTCTTCGAATTCTAGTATTCATCTTGTACTGTCATTTGTATGATTCTTATTTatattgcttatatatatacatatatattatatgaaaattcaaCTCCACCACCTCCCATCTCCATAGTgtcaaaaaagataaattatataaatgtaaaaaaagtGAGTGAGAGATGAACAGTAGTTTGCTTTCATTGGATCCAATCCATAAAGTAGAAGTTGTTCTCCCATGTAATGTAAGCCGTTTCAGCTTTTTTTGGCTTCCTCAATCTTTCACCACTGCCATCTTACCCCGAATACTTCTCACTTCTCAGACATAACAGTGATACCTAAagcaaaactctctctctctctctctcataattGTGTATTTACGCTTTCTCTCTCATACTATTTCAATCCCTTTTTAccacaattttttataattataaatatatatatatatatatatccaaaatgtCTAATTTCGTCCACATATgttcatattatttatcaaaaaaaaaaaacaggtgtTTGTGTGccctaaaatagcaaagaaatagaaaaaaaaaaaaaagaaaagaaaagaaaaaagaaaaaaagaaagcgaAATTAACGAAACCCAGAAaaattagggttagggtttgagAAAATAGATCCTTACcgaaaaacgaaaagaaaaactGTTTGGAAGTCAGCGGCATATTCTGCGTTTTCTCCGGAGAAAAGGGTTGCAAGAATTTCAGAGAAGTAAGCCGTCGTCATCTCTTAGAaccagatgatgatgatgatgagattGATTGTATATATGTCGTCTGAGacccaaaggaaaaaaaaaaaaaaaaaaaagaggaaagagaCTTTTTGAGTATATAATTTCCTTTGAATTAACTATTtcctcaaatttatttttatatatatatatataattttttttttgttctgtgaatatatatatatacatatatttatactcGCGGTTGTGTGGGTTGGGTAATCTTTCTGTAGCACAACAACAGGTTGATCACTAAGAAACACTCAAAATAAACCATCTGTTTCTCTcttcaccctttttttttttttttttttttctgtcagtctctttctttcttttctttctcttacaCGCACAAAGTCAGTCACAAACATATCCCACTGTTACTCtttaaaaatcaagaaaaagttaaaactGTCCACCCAcccctctcctctctctctctgactCACTCACTCTCAGGAACACCAAAACATAACATGTACAGTAGTGTCTGAATCGTATCTGGATCTGAGTTTGTtcccacagagagagagagagagagagagagagtcacgtCTATTGTTTTCTCATGTCATCGTCTCCTCCTCTTTCTCCTCTAGACCGCCTAATTAAGATATCGCTTGCTCACATGTctgattttgttatttttttaaaattaattcagtgtaattagttaataaaatttagctttttaaaaatatttcgattaattatataaacttaaaagaagaaaaaaaatcaaattaaattaatacagTTTCAAATTATGTCAGTCTTGAAATTTGTGGGCTTAGTCCAGAAAGTTGAAACtttgaatttgatgaaatttgCCTTTcgatttgccaaaaaaaatgtttggcttttttatttttgtttttgcacaTACCATTTAATCATATTGCCAAACAACAGCTAAAGCTTTatcgttttttattttattttctaatatattcAAATGTGTTTTTGGTGAACCAATTAGTACTTTGTAATAtgtaggagaaaaaaaaaccgACATTATATTTTACAAGTACTGTAGATATATGTTGGAAGACTGACATTGTATACATATGCGGGTCCTGAGTCAGAgacagagatatatatatatatatatatgtgtgtgtgtgtgtatgtatgtgtgtgtcgTGGAGTatggctttttttatttctcaagttaattaatagttttatttttattttttatttttttattttttggatgggtttgtaatttaatttatttatttgggagCCGGGGGGTTACTGGAATAGTTATTAGGAAATTGAGAATCCATCATGGCCAtcaatcatcttcttcttctctgcaAAGACGTGAAAAAGAAGCTAAGGAGCAGGTGAAAATGGCAGGAAGGTCTATTAGAAAGGACAAGAAAGATAACAGGGTGTGGTGGGTCCCATTTATGCTCCCCGCCAGACACCCCGACCCAC
Protein-coding regions in this window:
- the LOC107418298 gene encoding protein LATERAL ORGAN BOUNDARIES, encoding MASSSSSSSSSYNSPCAACKFLRRKCMPGCIFAPYFPPEEPQKFANVHKIFGASNVTKLLNELLPHQREDAVNSLAYEAEARVRDPVYGCVGAISFLQRQVQRLQKELDAANADLIRFACNEIPTPAALPPPQPLMAPRHRPLEYGGGRRLGNEGGGAGFYSNSANFSLPYPLQWSTDHNPSGDINEGSGGGGDGNM